The Chryseobacterium glaciei DNA window CTATGTCCAATGCTATTTTTTCGGCTGTAAAATTTGCTTAAATAATTCGTTTCAGGAAAATTGAATTGATAATAAATAGTATTTTCAGGAAGTAATAATTTACTTAAAGGTAAGATTGTCTGTTTTGGATAATTTCTGAGATCAAAAATAATAGATTCCGTTTCCTTCAGGTTTTTATACATTTCCTCCAGATCTTTTCTTTCAATAATTCCCATGTTTACATAGCCGATTTTTCTTTCTTCATCAATGAATTTCCATTTTTCTGGTGTCGCAATTTTTCCATTGATAATATCTCTGAGCAGATAAGTTTTTACTTTGATAGCTAAATTTTGTCCATCTCGTTCAAGTTTAATCGCAATTGAATCATTATTGGTAAAAAGAAATAGGTTTTTCGCTTTCTTGATTTTTCCCCAAGAATTGGAAGCCGGAATGTATTTTCCAAAGCTATTAACCATTTGCGGAATAGTTTTACCATTAACATCATAAATTACGTCACCGATTTTCAAAAGATTTTCTTCATTAAATTTATTGGAATTGATTTTAGTAACAACCAATTTTCCTTCCGCATAACTATATTCAACTGGAATTTTTCTTCTTCCATATTGATGCAAGCTAATAAAAGGCGAAAACAAAAAAGCATGAGAATCATCTGTTTTGGTAACCAATTCTGCTAAAGTTAAATGATAAGATTCATCATTATTAATAATGAGAAATTTCGGAATCATCTCTGTTAAAACATCATTCCAGTTTTGATCTGTTTTGTATTTGTAAGGAAAAAAATATTCTACATAATTCCAATATCGGAATAATTCTAAAAGACTGATTTCTTTAGACATAAATTTTGAACCATAAGAATTTTCATTTCTGAAAAATACTTTTCTTCCACCAATTCCGAAATAATAATGGTCTCCAATATTTCTATTATTCTGAATATAGCTCAATTTCTGAATTATATTTTCTGAAAAAATAATCTGATTGTTAATCCAATTAAGATCAAAGTTTTTCAAAAAATAGAGTTTGTTATCCTCTTTTTTACATTGTTCACAAATTTCAACTCTTCCCAGACTGTCAATCCAGTTAGAATAAAATTCGTTCAATTGGTTTTTATCGTTGATTTTTTCAATTTCATTTAATTTCAGGAAAAGCTGATTATCCCAATCCAGATTTCCTTTGGCAACACTCGGATGATAATATTTTAAAAATCCCCAAACTTTGCAAAGAGACTCTAACTTTTGAGTTTCAGATAAATTTTGTGCCGAAAAATTGATACTTAAAAAGATGATGACAAAAAGTGAGAATTTTCTCATGAAAGGTTATTGGAATTTGTATCAAAGATAATTTTTAAACCTAAAGTATACAAAAATTTTATGTGATTAATTGAACGTACAGTTTGTCATTCCGGAGGAATCTCAACAAAATAATTCACAAAACAATTTTTATAAACTATGTCTAGATTCCTACGGAATGACAAATCAAGTGGAATAACATTCGTGTTATTAGTGAAAAAGTTTGTGCCATTTGTGTTTACACCATAATTTTTTAATAGAAAATTAATCAACCCTAAAATTTAAAATCCCTAAATTTGTGTACAAATACTGACATTTCAATGCAGAATAAGCTTAAAATCATCAATGATCCTGTTCATGGATTTATCAAAATTCCTCACGAAATTTTATTCGACATCATCGAACATCCATACTTTCAAAGGCTGAGAAGAATTTCCCAGACTGGACTTTTAACTTTAATTTTTCCGGGTGCTACACATACGAGATTTCATCATGCTTTGGGTGCGATGCACTTGATGTTTACGGCTTTGGAAACTTTAAAGCAGAAAGGAGTTAAAATTTCGGATGAAGAGGAAAAAGGAGCAATGTTGGCGATTTTAATGCATGATATTGGTCATGGACCATTTTCTCACGCGTTGGAAAGCATGTTAATGGATGATTGGCATCACGAAAATCTTTCATTATTATTAATGAATCGATTAAATGTTGAATTTGATGGTCGACTTAATGTTGCTATAGAAATGTTCCAAGGGAAATATCATAGAAAATTTTTCAATCAGCTTATTTCTTCTCAATTAGATGTTGACAGACTGGATTATTTGAAGAGAGACAGCTTTTTTACAGGAGTTTCAGAAGGAAATATCAATACACAAAGGATTATTTCAATGATGAACGTTTGCGAAGAGGGCGAATTGGTGATTGATGCGAAAGGAATTTATTCAATTGAAAATTTTCTTACAGCAAGAATGTTTATGTATTGGCAGGTATATTACCATAAAACTTCAGCTTTGGCGGAGTTTCTTTTGGTTAAAATCTTAGAAAGAGCAAAATATTTGGTTTCTCAAGGAATTGATCTGCCTGCGACAGAAAATTTGAAATATTTTTTATACCGCGGAAAAAGCTCAGCAACCGATGAAGACGTTGAAAGGTTCACTCAAATGGATGATAATGACGTTATTCAGGCCATGAAATCTTGGCAAAATTCTGATGATATTATTCTTTCTTATTGGTGTAAATGCGTGATACAGAGAAACCTGCCTAAAACAATTATCTCTTCTCATCCGTTTGATCCGAAATTTATTGAAGAAAAAATAAAAAACACGAACGAATTTTTCGGAATTGATAACGGGGAAGACCTAGTACACGAGATCAAGAGAAAATTGTTGCCTTATGACACAGAAAAGCAACCAATTTATTTATTACAGAAAAGTGGGGTCAAATTAAGGCTAGACGAGTCGGAAGACCAGCTTTTATCGGGGTTGATCGTAAATAAAACCACAAGATATATCCTCACTTTTCCACGAGATATGTCTAACTGATTTCTTAAATAATATTAAAATTCACTATCCTAAAACTAAAAAATGTTTGCGAATTATAGAATTTCTTATCTTTGCAGAATATGGAATTTACAGCTTCGCAAATTGCAAGTTTTATCGACGGAAAAATAATAGGTGATGAACACGCACGTATTACTGGAGTTTCACCCATTGAGAATGGGGAATCAGGACATCTTTCTTTTGTAGCACAAGAGAGATTTTCCCACTATTTGGACACTTCACGATGCTCCGTTCTTATTGTTTCTGAAGATATTATAACTAAAGATAATTATAATCCTACCATCATTGCCGTAAAAGATGCTTATCTTGCCTTCCAGGTTTTAATGAATCTGTATCAGGAAATGCAGGGAAGAAAAGAAGGGGTCGAAGACGGCTCTTCTATTCATGAAACAGCTGTTATTGGCGAAAAAGCCTATATCGGTGCGTTTACCTACATCTCAGATAAAGCAAAAATTGGTGAAGGTTCACAAATTTATCCTCATGTTTACATTGGTAAAGGTGTAAAAATTGGTAAAAACTGTAAAATAGACAGTGGTGCCAGAATTTACGATTACTGTATTGTTGGAGATAATTGTGTGATTCATTCAAATACTGTGATTGGCGGAGATGGGTTTGGTTTTCAGCCTACTCCTGACGGATTCAAAAAAATCCCTCAGTTGGGTAATGTGATTATCGAAGATGATGTTGAAATTGGTTCTAACTGTAGTATCGATAGAGCTACCATCGGATCTACCATTATTGGAAAGGGGACTAAAATAGATAACCTTATCCAGATTGCCCACAATGTAAAAATTGGTCAGAACAATGTAATTGCAGCACAAGCGGGAATTGCAGGATCTACTACTATTGGCAACTGGAACCAGATCGGAGGTCAGGTGGGGATCGTAGGGCATATTAAAATAGGAGATCAGGTGAAGATTCAGGCTCAAAGTGGTGTGAATTCTAGCGTAAATGATAAAGAAACTGTTTACGGATCACCTGCGATAAGTTATAATGATTACCTTAGAAGCTATGTACATTTCAGGAATTTACCTGAAATCGTAAAACGAATAAATAATCTTGAGAATACCTCAAAAGATCATACTAATGAGTGATATGCAAAAAACACTTCAGGAAGAGGTAACACTTTCCGGAATTGGCCTTCATACTGGTAAAGAAGTAAAATTGACCATAAAACCTGCTAAAGAAAATACAGGTTTCGTTTTTGTGAGAACAGATTTAGAGGGTCATCCTCAGGTCGAAGCTGATGTAAACTATGTTGTAGCGACAGAAAGAGGAACGACATTAGAGAAATTAGGAGTTAAAATTAACACTTGTGAACATCTTTTGGCAGCTTTAGTTGGTTGTGATATTGATAACGCAATGCTGGAAATGGATGCTTCTGAACCTCCAATTTTAGATGGTTCTTCAAAGTTTTTTGTAGAAGCTATTGAAAGTGTAGGAATCGTAGAACAAGGTATTGCCAGAGAATATTTGGTGGTAAAAGAAGTTCTTAGCTATAGCGATCCGGCAACGGGTTCAGAAATTACAATTATTCCTTCAGATAATTACGAAATTACTACAATGGTGGATTTTGGGACTAAAGTTTTAGGTACTCAAAATGCTACTCTTAAAAATATTTCAGATTTTAAAGAAGAGATTTCATCTGCTAGAACGTTCAGCTTTTTACATGAATTAGAAATGCTTTTAGATCACGGTTTGATCAAAGGTGGAGATATTTCTAACGCGATCGTTTATGTAGACAAAGATCTTACTCCTGAAACTACAGAAAAATTAAAGAAAGCTTTTGGTAAAGACAAAGTGTCTATCAGACCAAACGGCATTCTTGATAATCTTACTTTAAATTATCCTAACGAAGCTGCAAGACACAAATTACTTGATGTAATCGGTGATTTGGCTTTGGCTGGAGTGAAAATAAAAGGAAAAGTTATTGCTAATAAACCAGGACATTTTGTAAATACTCAATTTGCTAAAAAATTGAACCGTCAGTGGAAATTACAAAAGAAAAAAAATGTTCCTGATTTTGATTTAACGAAAGAACCTGTGTTCGATATCAACGGAATTATGAAGTTGATGCCTCACAGACCTCCATTTTTATTGATTGATAAAATCTTAGAATTGTCAGATTCTCACGTGGTAGGTTTGAAGAATGTTACAATGAACGAACCTTTCTTCGTTGGACATTTTCCTAAAGAGCCTGTAATGCCAGGAGTTTTACAAGTGGAAGCGTTGGCACAAACAGGAGGTATCTTAGTATTGGCAAGCGTTCCGGATCCTGAAAATTACTCTACTTATTTCATTAAAATTGATAAAGTAAAATTCAAGAGAAAAGTAGTTCCCGGTGATACTATGATTTTCAAAATTGAATTGATAGAGCCTATCAGAAGAGGTATTGTTCATATGCAGGGATACGGATATGTGGGAGATACTGTAGCAGTAGAAGCAGAATTAATGGCTCAAGTTGCAAAAAATAAAGTTGATTAAATGATTCATCAATTAGCAGCCGTTGATAAACGTGCAAAAATCAGCAAAAATGTTATTGTAGAACCATTTACTACAATAGCAGGGGATGTAGAGATCGGAGAAGGAACTTGGATTGGCCCTAATGTTACCATCATGGATGGTGCCAGAATAGGTAAAAACTGTAGAATATTTCCGGGAACGGTAATTTCTGCGATCCCTCAGGATTTAAAATTTGATGGTGAAGATACCCAGACAATTATTGGTGATAACACAACTTTAAGAGAATGTGTAACCGTGAATAGAGGGACAAAAGCTTTAGGATATACAAAAGTAGGAGATAATTGCCTTATTATGGCAACTTCGCATGTCGCCCACGATTGTATAATTGGTAATAATGTAATTATTGCTAACGGTTGTGGAATTGCAGGACACGTTGAAATTGGTGACTTTACAGTAATGGGTGGTCTTTCTGCGGTACAGCAGTTTGGTAAGATTGGTAAACATGTGATGATTTCAGGTGGTTCTTTGATTAGAAAAGATATTCCACCCTATATAAAAGTAGGTAGAGAACCTATTTCTTATGCAGGAATCAACTCTGTTGGTTTACGAAGAAGAGGTTTTAACAACGAGAAAATTTTTGAAATTCAAAAGATTTACAGATATTTCTTTCAGATGAAAATGAATGTTACGCAAGCGCTAAATCATATTGAAAAAGATATGCTTCCAACGGCAGAAAGAGATGAAATTTTAGAATTTATAAAAAATTCCCCAAGAGGTATTGTAAAAGGATACGGAACTGGAAAAGATAGTAATTAGTAATAAATTAAGATAATAATAAATAGTAATGGCAACAAGTAACGATATAAAAAAAGGCCTTTGTATAGAATTCAGCAACGATATTTTTAAAGTAATTGAATTTATGCACGTAAAGCCAGGAAAAGGACCAGCTTTCGTTAGAACAAAACTAAAATCAGTAACCAACGGAAAAGTTCTTGATAATACTTTCTCTGCAGGTCACAAAATTGATGAGGTAAAAGTAATTACAAGAAAATTCCAATATCTTTATGATGATGAGAATGGATTCCACTTCATGAATAATGATGATTTCTCTCAGCTTTATCTTGATAAAGAAATGATTGAAAACTCTAATTTGATGAAAGCAGGTGAAGAAGTTACCATCATTTTAAAGGAAGCTGATGAGACGCCTTTGTCTGCAGAACTTCCTCAATCTGTTTACTTAGAAGTTATCGAAGCTGATCCGGGAGTAAAAGGAAACACTGCTACCAACGCTCTTAAAAACGCTATCGTTGAAACAGGAGCAAGAGTAATGGTTCCTCTGTTCATTGAAGCAGGAGACAAAATCAAAGTGAGTACAGAAGATGGTTCTTACTTAGAAAGAGTAAAAGAATAATTATTCAAAATAATAGGAAGCTGGAAGTATAACAACTTTCAGCTTTCATTTTTTATGGCAGCTATTTCCGCCTTCCGCTCCCAATCTTTTTTGGCCATTGCTTTTTCCATGCTAAAAAAGGATTTCCGCTCAAGTCGGGCTGCAATCTAAACTTGAAAACAAACCGTGTCAAGGTTTAAAACATTGACACGGGTGATAAAATTTAAACATCATTTAAAAATATGACGTTTCATCAACCACAAAAACTGAAAACTATTGCTGATCTTATCGGATCAAAATTCATCGGTTCTGAAGACTTTGAAGTATTAGGAACGAATGAAATTCACATGGTGAGACCGGGGGATATAGTTTTCGTAAATCATCCAAAATATTACGATAAAGCTTTAAATTCAGCAGCAACAATTATTTTAATTGATAAAGAAGTTGAATGTCCGGAAGGTAAAGCGCTTTTAGTTTCCGAAGATCCTTTCGGAGATTTTAATAAGATCAATACTCATTTTACGAGAATATATAACTTCACAGAAGAACTTCACGATGTTGAAATCGGAGAAGGAACAAAAATTCACCGTACAGCTGTTATCGGAAATAATGTTACTATTGGAAAAAATACACTTATTTTTCCTAATGTTGTCATTGGTGACAGAACTGTGATTGGTGACAATGTAATTATTCAATCAAATACAGTTTTAGGTGGTGATGCTTTTTATTACAGAAAATTAAACGGGAATTTCGACCGTCTGATTTCTGTAGGAAATGTTGTCATCGAAAATAATGTAGAAATCGGAAACGGCTGTACGATCGACCGTGGTGTTACAGATTCTACTGTTATTGGAGAAGGTTCTGTTTTAGATAATCAAATTCAGATCGGTCATGATACCGTGATTGGTAAAAAATGTTTAATTGCTTCACAAGTAGGAATCGCAGGATGCTGTGTGATAGGAAATGAAGTAACATTATGGGGACAGGTTGGCATGGCTTCCGGGAACAAAATTGCTGATGGATCTGTAATTCTCGGCAAAACCGGAGTCAACAGAGATCTTGAAAAAGGTACTTATATCGGAATGTTTGCAGAAGATTTTAAAACTTATTTGAAAAAAGAGGTAAAACTGAGAAATCTCAAATAAACAATTCTTAAGGTTTTATCTAAAATCAAAGAAAAATAAGTAAATTTGTGAGCATTAATAGAATAATAAAAATAAATTAAAACAACAATAAAATGTCAATTTTAGTAAACAAAGATTCTAAAGTAATTGTACAAGGATTTACAGGTAACGAAGGTACTTTCCACGCAGGTCAGATGATCGAATATGGAACAAACGTAGTAGGTGGTGTTACTCCAGGAAAAGGAGGTAGCGAGCACTTAGGAAAGCCTGTATTTAATACTGTTGCTGATGCTGTTGAAAAAGCTGGAGCAAACGTAAGTATCATTTTTGTACCACCTGCATTTGCTGCAGATGCTATCATGGAAGCTGCTGAAGCTGGAATTAAAGTGATCGTATGTATTACTGAAGGTATTCCTGTAGCAGACATGGTAAAAGTAAAATCTTACATTGCAGACAGAGATTGTAGATTGATCGGACCAAACTGCCCGGGAATCATTACTTCTGAAGAAGCTAAAATTGGTATTATGCCAGGTTTCGTTTTCAAAAAAGGAAAAGTAGGTATCGTTTCTAAGTCAGGAACTCTTACGTATGAAGCTGCTGACCAAGTTGTAAAAGCTGGTTATGGTGTTTCTACGGCTATCGGTATTGGTGGTGACCCAATTATTGGAACTACTACAAGAGAAGCGTTAGAGTTATTCATCAACGACCCAGAAACTGAAGCTGTTGTTATGATCGGTGAGATCGGTGGTGGTCTTGAAGCTGAAGCTGCAAGATGGTACAAAGCTAGTGGATCTACTAAGCCGGTTGTAGGATTTATCGCTGGACAAACTGCTCCTAAAGGAAGAACTATGGGACACGCTGGTGCAATCGTAGGTGGTGATGAAGATACTGCTCAGGCAAAAATGGAGATTATGAGAGAAAATGGAATCAACGTTGTAGATTCTCCAGCTGATATCGGTGCAACTGTAGCGAAAATTTTAGCTTAATTATAAAACCCAACATATGAAAAAACTTTTATTAGCCTCAGCTTTGGTACTTTCTACGTTATCTTTCGCCCAGATCGATTTCAGTAGCACAAGATTCGGTATCACTGCAGGAGGTAATTACGCCAGAGTAAAAAATGCTCACAACCCTTCAGGTCCTAGATTTACGATTCAGGCCGGAGCTTTAGCTTTAATTCCAATGGGAAAAGAAAACCAGTTTTTCTTACAACCTGAAATAGTATATTTCGGAGCTGGAGAAACCGGAAAAGATAAGGATGCTAAAAACAGACCGGGCTATGACGCTGTTTATGCAAATGATTATATAAGTGTTCCTATTTATTTCAAAGGATATTTTTCAGAAGCTGAATCAGAATTCTTTGCAATGGCAGGGCCTAGATTTAATTTTTTAATTAGTCAGAAAGTTAAGAACGCT harbors:
- a CDS encoding S41 family peptidase, translated to MRKFSLFVIIFLSINFSAQNLSETQKLESLCKVWGFLKYYHPSVAKGNLDWDNQLFLKLNEIEKINDKNQLNEFYSNWIDSLGRVEICEQCKKEDNKLYFLKNFDLNWINNQIIFSENIIQKLSYIQNNRNIGDHYYFGIGGRKVFFRNENSYGSKFMSKEISLLELFRYWNYVEYFFPYKYKTDQNWNDVLTEMIPKFLIINNDESYHLTLAELVTKTDDSHAFLFSPFISLHQYGRRKIPVEYSYAEGKLVVTKINSNKFNEENLLKIGDVIYDVNGKTIPQMVNSFGKYIPASNSWGKIKKAKNLFLFTNNDSIAIKLERDGQNLAIKVKTYLLRDIINGKIATPEKWKFIDEERKIGYVNMGIIERKDLEEMYKNLKETESIIFDLRNYPKQTILPLSKLLLPENTIYYQFNFPETNYLSKFYSRKNSIGHRNNDYYKGNVVVLVDENTQSQAETTTMMFKQHPKAKIIGSNTSGANGDIIRFNIADLETSFTGLGAYYPDGRETQRIGIIPDILIKPTVKGIKEGKDEVLERALEYINTGK
- a CDS encoding HD domain-containing protein, whose translation is MQNKLKIINDPVHGFIKIPHEILFDIIEHPYFQRLRRISQTGLLTLIFPGATHTRFHHALGAMHLMFTALETLKQKGVKISDEEEKGAMLAILMHDIGHGPFSHALESMLMDDWHHENLSLLLMNRLNVEFDGRLNVAIEMFQGKYHRKFFNQLISSQLDVDRLDYLKRDSFFTGVSEGNINTQRIISMMNVCEEGELVIDAKGIYSIENFLTARMFMYWQVYYHKTSALAEFLLVKILERAKYLVSQGIDLPATENLKYFLYRGKSSATDEDVERFTQMDDNDVIQAMKSWQNSDDIILSYWCKCVIQRNLPKTIISSHPFDPKFIEEKIKNTNEFFGIDNGEDLVHEIKRKLLPYDTEKQPIYLLQKSGVKLRLDESEDQLLSGLIVNKTTRYILTFPRDMSN
- the lpxD gene encoding UDP-3-O-(3-hydroxymyristoyl)glucosamine N-acyltransferase, whose product is MEFTASQIASFIDGKIIGDEHARITGVSPIENGESGHLSFVAQERFSHYLDTSRCSVLIVSEDIITKDNYNPTIIAVKDAYLAFQVLMNLYQEMQGRKEGVEDGSSIHETAVIGEKAYIGAFTYISDKAKIGEGSQIYPHVYIGKGVKIGKNCKIDSGARIYDYCIVGDNCVIHSNTVIGGDGFGFQPTPDGFKKIPQLGNVIIEDDVEIGSNCSIDRATIGSTIIGKGTKIDNLIQIAHNVKIGQNNVIAAQAGIAGSTTIGNWNQIGGQVGIVGHIKIGDQVKIQAQSGVNSSVNDKETVYGSPAISYNDYLRSYVHFRNLPEIVKRINNLENTSKDHTNE
- a CDS encoding bifunctional UDP-3-O-[3-hydroxymyristoyl] N-acetylglucosamine deacetylase/3-hydroxyacyl-ACP dehydratase, which translates into the protein MSDMQKTLQEEVTLSGIGLHTGKEVKLTIKPAKENTGFVFVRTDLEGHPQVEADVNYVVATERGTTLEKLGVKINTCEHLLAALVGCDIDNAMLEMDASEPPILDGSSKFFVEAIESVGIVEQGIAREYLVVKEVLSYSDPATGSEITIIPSDNYEITTMVDFGTKVLGTQNATLKNISDFKEEISSARTFSFLHELEMLLDHGLIKGGDISNAIVYVDKDLTPETTEKLKKAFGKDKVSIRPNGILDNLTLNYPNEAARHKLLDVIGDLALAGVKIKGKVIANKPGHFVNTQFAKKLNRQWKLQKKKNVPDFDLTKEPVFDINGIMKLMPHRPPFLLIDKILELSDSHVVGLKNVTMNEPFFVGHFPKEPVMPGVLQVEALAQTGGILVLASVPDPENYSTYFIKIDKVKFKRKVVPGDTMIFKIELIEPIRRGIVHMQGYGYVGDTVAVEAELMAQVAKNKVD
- the lpxA gene encoding acyl-ACP--UDP-N-acetylglucosamine O-acyltransferase encodes the protein MIHQLAAVDKRAKISKNVIVEPFTTIAGDVEIGEGTWIGPNVTIMDGARIGKNCRIFPGTVISAIPQDLKFDGEDTQTIIGDNTTLRECVTVNRGTKALGYTKVGDNCLIMATSHVAHDCIIGNNVIIANGCGIAGHVEIGDFTVMGGLSAVQQFGKIGKHVMISGGSLIRKDIPPYIKVGREPISYAGINSVGLRRRGFNNEKIFEIQKIYRYFFQMKMNVTQALNHIEKDMLPTAERDEILEFIKNSPRGIVKGYGTGKDSN
- the efp gene encoding elongation factor P yields the protein MATSNDIKKGLCIEFSNDIFKVIEFMHVKPGKGPAFVRTKLKSVTNGKVLDNTFSAGHKIDEVKVITRKFQYLYDDENGFHFMNNDDFSQLYLDKEMIENSNLMKAGEEVTIILKEADETPLSAELPQSVYLEVIEADPGVKGNTATNALKNAIVETGARVMVPLFIEAGDKIKVSTEDGSYLERVKE
- a CDS encoding LpxD N-terminal domain-containing protein, with product MTFHQPQKLKTIADLIGSKFIGSEDFEVLGTNEIHMVRPGDIVFVNHPKYYDKALNSAATIILIDKEVECPEGKALLVSEDPFGDFNKINTHFTRIYNFTEELHDVEIGEGTKIHRTAVIGNNVTIGKNTLIFPNVVIGDRTVIGDNVIIQSNTVLGGDAFYYRKLNGNFDRLISVGNVVIENNVEIGNGCTIDRGVTDSTVIGEGSVLDNQIQIGHDTVIGKKCLIASQVGIAGCCVIGNEVTLWGQVGMASGNKIADGSVILGKTGVNRDLEKGTYIGMFAEDFKTYLKKEVKLRNLK
- the sucD gene encoding succinate--CoA ligase subunit alpha, whose translation is MSILVNKDSKVIVQGFTGNEGTFHAGQMIEYGTNVVGGVTPGKGGSEHLGKPVFNTVADAVEKAGANVSIIFVPPAFAADAIMEAAEAGIKVIVCITEGIPVADMVKVKSYIADRDCRLIGPNCPGIITSEEAKIGIMPGFVFKKGKVGIVSKSGTLTYEAADQVVKAGYGVSTAIGIGGDPIIGTTTREALELFINDPETEAVVMIGEIGGGLEAEAARWYKASGSTKPVVGFIAGQTAPKGRTMGHAGAIVGGDEDTAQAKMEIMRENGINVVDSPADIGATVAKILA
- a CDS encoding porin family protein, which codes for MKKLLLASALVLSTLSFAQIDFSSTRFGITAGGNYARVKNAHNPSGPRFTIQAGALALIPMGKENQFFLQPEIVYFGAGETGKDKDAKNRPGYDAVYANDYISVPIYFKGYFSEAESEFFAMAGPRFNFLISQKVKNAPSTRPYYDPDVTDPSLPGVNGKAASFNFGVGIGVGYSYKRQLEFALNYDFGISNTYPGLKNEPFGSTKGKSEQVLSAKISYIFE